One genomic segment of Bradyrhizobium prioriisuperbiae includes these proteins:
- a CDS encoding biotin/lipoyl-containing protein codes for MQRTVPGESFSPDAGDVSAVASVAPFQVTRPADLLPFPQPVAADEPAVVATIKVLFKNYVKKDRLQIDNTSFGTASGDVNAAGLTGSFIELNFASLDSNDQVNTLMAETKITAELAGRVFLINVGIGDKVTSGQDVAIVEAMKMEIPVAAPVSGIVRSIAVAVEDMIEEGQLLVTLDT; via the coding sequence ATGCAGCGCACCGTGCCGGGAGAATCGTTCAGTCCTGACGCTGGAGACGTGTCTGCCGTGGCGTCGGTCGCACCTTTTCAGGTAACGCGACCGGCCGACCTGCTTCCGTTTCCTCAACCTGTCGCGGCCGATGAGCCGGCCGTCGTTGCCACAATAAAGGTTCTTTTTAAGAACTATGTCAAGAAGGATCGACTCCAGATTGATAACACTAGCTTTGGAACAGCTTCTGGTGACGTGAATGCAGCTGGATTGACAGGTTCTTTTATCGAACTAAATTTCGCATCTCTCGATAGCAACGATCAGGTGAACACCCTCATGGCGGAAACGAAAATCACGGCCGAACTCGCTGGACGCGTGTTCCTGATCAACGTCGGGATCGGCGACAAAGTAACAAGCGGGCAAGACGTCGCCATCGTCGAGGCCATGAAGATGGAGATTCCGGTCGCGGCCCCCGTCTCGGGAATCGTCAGGAGCATCGCGGTTGCCGTCGAAGACATGATCGAAGAAGGTCAGCTGCTGGTGACCCTCGATACCTGA
- a CDS encoding helix-turn-helix domain-containing protein, producing MKWDALEEESCSISRTLAVIGDRWSLLILRDCFLRVRRFEEFQSKLGITRHLLADRLKKLVRFGVLRRAPYQTNPKRHEYILTQKGLDLYPILMTIVHWGDIHMVDERGRPLVHQHKTCGKFFDPVMVCSECGEPLKAKEVHTHPGPGALPVKEVAAASDKAPRKKALLRAS from the coding sequence ATGAAGTGGGATGCTCTCGAGGAAGAATCGTGTTCGATTTCGCGCACCCTCGCGGTGATCGGCGACCGCTGGAGCCTGCTGATCCTGCGCGATTGTTTCCTGCGGGTCCGACGGTTTGAGGAATTCCAGTCCAAGCTCGGCATCACCCGCCACCTGCTGGCAGACCGGCTGAAAAAGCTGGTGCGGTTTGGCGTGTTGCGGCGCGCGCCCTACCAGACCAACCCCAAGCGCCATGAATATATCCTGACCCAGAAGGGCCTCGACCTCTATCCGATCCTGATGACCATCGTGCACTGGGGCGATATCCACATGGTCGACGAGCGTGGCCGGCCGCTGGTTCATCAGCACAAGACCTGCGGCAAGTTCTTCGATCCGGTGATGGTCTGCTCGGAATGCGGCGAGCCGCTGAAGGCCAAGGAAGTGCACACCCATCCTGGCCCCGGAGCTTTGCCGGTCAAGGAAGTTGCAGCGGCGTCGGACAAGGCTCCGCGCAAGAAGGCCCTGCTCCGCGCCTCCTGA
- a CDS encoding ABC transporter substrate-binding protein: MLAGKRLIAAMLLGTLGVCSDAFAAEMPGVTATEIKIGGVFPFSGPASSIGLVGRGMLAYVNSINDRGGINGRKINYIALDDAYSPPKAVEHVRKLVESDEVAFMYSQLGTPGNSATAKYLIGKKVPTIAIISGSSKFTNVKEYPTTTTGLASYDTEGKIYAKHIVKSLPNAKIAILYQNDDLGKDYVSAFKSYFKDAFDKKVVTAAYEITDPTVDSQVVNLKSSGAEALLVAGTPKFAAQAIRKAGEIGWKPLLIVNFPSSSVNATLRPAGLDRAVGVVVGTFHKDPVEPAWDNDPGMKAYREFFAKYLPGADIAEGNYQTGYEQGVILEQILKQCGDDLSRENILKQAKNLKDFVVPTALPGVKINTSATNNKIWTQLQLQRWTGMAWERFGEVLTADEDAGQ; encoded by the coding sequence ATGCTTGCAGGGAAAAGACTGATTGCCGCGATGCTGCTGGGAACGCTCGGAGTGTGTTCCGACGCATTCGCCGCGGAGATGCCCGGTGTCACGGCAACGGAGATCAAGATCGGCGGCGTGTTTCCGTTCAGCGGTCCGGCGTCGTCGATCGGCCTGGTCGGCCGCGGCATGCTGGCCTATGTCAATTCGATCAACGATCGTGGCGGCATCAATGGCCGCAAGATCAACTATATCGCGCTGGACGATGCCTACAGCCCGCCGAAAGCGGTGGAGCACGTCCGCAAGCTGGTCGAAAGCGACGAAGTCGCCTTCATGTACAGCCAGCTCGGAACGCCCGGCAATTCAGCGACGGCGAAATATCTGATCGGCAAGAAGGTGCCGACCATCGCGATCATCAGCGGCTCCAGCAAGTTCACCAACGTCAAGGAGTATCCGACCACGACGACGGGGCTTGCGAGCTACGACACCGAAGGCAAGATCTACGCAAAGCATATCGTCAAGTCGCTGCCGAACGCCAAGATTGCGATTCTTTATCAGAATGACGATCTCGGCAAAGACTACGTCAGCGCCTTCAAATCCTACTTCAAGGATGCATTCGACAAGAAGGTTGTGACCGCTGCGTACGAGATCACCGATCCGACGGTGGATTCCCAAGTGGTCAATCTGAAGAGTTCGGGCGCCGAGGCGCTGCTGGTCGCGGGCACTCCGAAATTCGCCGCCCAGGCCATTCGCAAGGCCGGCGAGATCGGCTGGAAACCGCTGCTGATCGTCAACTTCCCCTCGAGCTCGGTGAACGCCACCTTGAGACCGGCGGGCCTCGACAGGGCGGTCGGCGTCGTGGTCGGCACCTTCCACAAGGATCCGGTGGAGCCGGCCTGGGACAACGATCCCGGCATGAAGGCCTATCGCGAGTTCTTTGCCAAGTATCTGCCCGGCGCCGACATCGCGGAGGGCAATTATCAGACCGGCTATGAGCAGGGCGTGATCCTCGAGCAGATCCTCAAGCAGTGCGGCGACGACCTGTCGCGCGAGAACATCCTGAAGCAGGCCAAGAATCTGAAAGACTTTGTGGTTCCGACGGCGCTGCCCGGTGTGAAGATCAACACCAGCGCAACCAACAACAAGATCTGGACCCAGCTGCAGTTGCAGCGCTGGACCGGGATGGCGTGGGAGCGGTTTGGCGAGGTGCTGACCGCGGACGAGGACGCAGGGCAGTAA
- a CDS encoding SDR family NAD(P)-dependent oxidoreductase, producing MVATKRNATVVVVGAGDFIGGEIAKKFASEGFTVFVGRRNGDKLAGLIKEIEDAGGTVFGRSLDARKEEEVVKLIADADAHAPLEVCVFNIGANVNFPVVETTERVFRKVWEMACYSGFLTGREAARAMLARGKGNIFFTGATASLRGGSGFAAFASAKFGLRAVAQAMARELGPKNIHVAHLIIDSSVDTEWVRQLITTREGADAMKNLDPNRLMRPAAVGEAYWSLYQQPRDAWTFEHEIRPFGEKW from the coding sequence ATGGTGGCAACAAAGCGCAATGCGACGGTGGTGGTGGTCGGGGCCGGTGATTTCATCGGCGGCGAGATCGCAAAGAAATTCGCGTCCGAGGGCTTCACGGTGTTCGTCGGACGGCGCAACGGCGACAAGCTGGCCGGCCTGATCAAGGAGATCGAGGATGCCGGCGGCACGGTGTTCGGTCGCTCGCTCGATGCACGCAAGGAGGAGGAGGTCGTCAAGCTCATTGCCGACGCCGATGCGCATGCACCGCTCGAAGTCTGCGTGTTCAATATCGGCGCCAATGTCAATTTCCCTGTCGTCGAGACCACGGAGCGGGTGTTCCGCAAGGTCTGGGAGATGGCGTGTTATTCCGGCTTCCTGACGGGGCGCGAGGCGGCGCGCGCCATGCTGGCCCGCGGCAAGGGCAACATCTTTTTCACCGGCGCCACAGCCAGCCTGCGCGGCGGCTCAGGTTTCGCCGCCTTCGCCAGCGCCAAGTTCGGCCTGCGTGCGGTGGCGCAGGCGATGGCCCGCGAACTCGGGCCGAAGAACATCCATGTCGCTCACCTGATCATCGATTCCAGTGTCGACACCGAATGGGTGCGGCAGCTGATCACGACGCGGGAAGGCGCCGACGCCATGAAGAACCTCGATCCCAACCGGCTGATGCGTCCGGCGGCGGTCGGCGAGGCTTATTGGAGCCTCTATCAGCAGCCGCGCGACGCCTGGACGTTCGAGCACGAGATCAGGCCCTTTGGCGAGAAGTGGTGA
- a CDS encoding CoA transferase — protein sequence MAGPLSGVKVIDLTGVVSGPLATMFLADQGADVLKIEPLGGDITRRSRQTIDKAGNFSALFISTNRGKRSLAIDIKTDIGCEVLAKLIGQADVLVQNFRPGTMERLGLGFEQLRKSHPRLIYVSISGVGDSGPYVKKRVYDPIIQGLSGFADIQSQPVTNRPQMIRTIVADKTTAIFSAQAVCAALYAREKSGEGQHIQVAMLDTMISYLWPEGMMQYTVVGAEATATDPNDRPDLVFKTSDGYITVGTISDSEWRGFCQASGDSKLAEDQRFATPAGRSVNATARINLMGEYIAKHTTAEWLARLDASDVPCAPILRRGEIIHNEQVIARGLIEEFDQPTVGKVRQPRPAARFDVNEAGIQGPAPLIGEHSRDVLRELGYSSGEIDAFVSSGALRVAGEAPPPKRQAS from the coding sequence ATGGCGGGACCACTGAGCGGCGTGAAGGTCATCGACCTGACGGGTGTGGTGTCAGGCCCCCTGGCCACCATGTTCCTGGCCGACCAGGGCGCCGACGTGCTCAAGATCGAGCCGCTCGGCGGCGACATCACCCGGCGCAGCCGTCAGACCATCGACAAGGCGGGGAATTTCTCCGCCTTGTTCATTTCCACCAACCGCGGCAAGCGCTCGCTCGCCATCGACATCAAGACCGACATCGGGTGCGAGGTGCTGGCCAAGCTGATCGGGCAAGCAGACGTGCTGGTGCAGAATTTCCGTCCCGGCACCATGGAGCGGCTGGGGCTCGGTTTCGAGCAACTGCGCAAGTCTCACCCGCGGTTGATCTATGTCTCGATCAGCGGCGTCGGCGACAGCGGCCCCTATGTCAAGAAGCGGGTGTATGACCCGATCATCCAGGGGCTGTCGGGCTTCGCCGACATCCAGTCCCAGCCGGTCACCAATCGCCCGCAGATGATCCGCACCATCGTTGCCGACAAGACCACGGCGATCTTTTCCGCGCAGGCGGTTTGCGCCGCGCTGTATGCGCGGGAGAAGTCGGGCGAGGGCCAGCATATCCAGGTGGCGATGCTGGACACCATGATTTCCTACCTCTGGCCCGAAGGCATGATGCAGTACACCGTGGTCGGCGCCGAGGCGACCGCGACGGATCCGAACGACCGGCCGGATCTGGTGTTCAAGACCAGCGACGGCTACATCACCGTCGGCACCATCTCGGACTCCGAATGGCGCGGCTTCTGCCAGGCGAGCGGCGACAGCAAGCTTGCCGAGGATCAGCGGTTCGCGACCCCGGCGGGGCGTTCGGTGAACGCGACGGCGCGCATCAACCTGATGGGCGAATACATCGCCAAACATACCACCGCCGAATGGCTGGCGCGTCTCGATGCGTCGGATGTGCCCTGCGCACCGATCCTGCGGCGTGGCGAAATCATTCACAACGAGCAGGTGATCGCGCGCGGCCTGATCGAGGAGTTCGATCAGCCCACCGTGGGCAAGGTGCGACAGCCGCGGCCGGCCGCCCGCTTCGATGTCAACGAAGCCGGCATCCAGGGGCCCGCGCCGCTGATCGGCGAGCACTCGCGCGACGTGCTGCGTGAGCTCGGTTATTCGTCCGGTGAGATCGATGCGTTCGTGAGCAGCGGTGCTCTGCGGGTGGCCGGCGAGGCGCCGCCGCCGAAGCGTCAGGCGTCGTAG
- a CDS encoding 2-hydroxychromene-2-carboxylate isomerase translates to MAPKVEFLFDFGSPNAYLAEKVIPSIEKRTGVKFEYVPVLLGGIYKLTGNSSPGDYLRGIKNKPQHMQVETERFIRRHNITTFKQNQFFPVITLMLMRGAIAAQFEGVFEPYFRAAYHHMWEEPKKMDDPKILREALISSGLDADKLIARSQEADVKNRLLELTQNAVDRGAFGSPTFFVGNEMFFGKDQLRDVEEEIVAQKAKAA, encoded by the coding sequence GTGGCACCCAAGGTGGAGTTTCTGTTCGACTTCGGCAGCCCCAACGCCTACCTGGCGGAAAAAGTGATCCCGTCGATCGAAAAACGCACCGGGGTCAAGTTCGAGTATGTCCCGGTGCTGCTTGGCGGGATCTACAAGCTGACCGGCAACAGCTCGCCCGGCGACTATCTGCGCGGCATCAAGAACAAGCCGCAGCATATGCAGGTGGAGACCGAGCGGTTCATCCGCCGTCACAACATCACGACCTTCAAGCAGAACCAATTTTTCCCCGTCATCACCCTGATGCTGATGCGCGGCGCGATCGCGGCGCAGTTCGAGGGTGTGTTCGAGCCATATTTCCGCGCCGCCTATCACCACATGTGGGAAGAGCCCAAGAAGATGGACGATCCCAAGATCCTGCGCGAGGCGCTGATCTCGTCCGGGCTCGACGCCGACAAACTGATTGCCCGCTCGCAGGAGGCCGACGTCAAGAACCGGCTGCTGGAACTCACCCAGAATGCGGTCGATCGCGGCGCGTTCGGATCGCCGACCTTCTTTGTCGGCAACGAGATGTTTTTCGGCAAGGACCAGTTGCGCGACGTGGAAGAAGAAATCGTCGCGCAGAAGGCCAAAGCTGCCTAG
- a CDS encoding acyl-CoA carboxylase subunit beta produces MRDTPWQDKADEIDQRRKLAKRQGGEEAVRKQHSRDRLTVRERIDRVLDEGSLREVGPIAGAGERNDDGSLSFTPANFVLGIGKIAGRHCVIGGEDFTMGAGSPNAAGLRKSIYTEDLALQYRIPLVRLHEGSGASITGSGGKTAKTLPEPVYARDRFEAIARCLGTVPVASAALGAVAGFPAGRLVASHYTVMTRHTSQILTGGPALVERALGIKMTKEELGGAQVHEKSGLVDDVVEDESAAFDAIKRFLSYLPQNVWELSPRSASVAPAEEASAELENIVPANRRRIYDMRRVVAAIVDRDSFFEMGRKFGPGQITGFARLDGYPIGVFASDPKHNAGSLTAAGAQKLRRFVDLCQTFHLPIVTLVDEPGFMIGPEAERDATIRHGASALISVALSTVPWATILVRKSMGLANYAHMPSGAYVLAWPSAESGALPVEGGVALAFRHEIAASPDPVARRTELEDQFAALQSPFRQAETFSVHDLIHPRETRARLTDWIELVQAQLKLQLGPPQFSFRP; encoded by the coding sequence ATGCGCGACACGCCGTGGCAAGACAAGGCCGATGAAATCGACCAGCGCCGCAAGCTGGCCAAACGCCAGGGCGGCGAGGAAGCCGTCCGCAAGCAGCATTCCAGGGATCGCCTGACCGTCCGGGAACGGATCGACCGGGTGCTGGACGAGGGATCGCTGCGCGAGGTCGGCCCGATTGCCGGCGCGGGCGAACGCAACGACGACGGCTCGCTGTCGTTCACCCCCGCCAATTTCGTGCTCGGGATCGGCAAGATCGCGGGACGTCACTGCGTGATCGGTGGCGAGGATTTCACCATGGGCGCGGGATCACCAAACGCCGCCGGCCTGCGCAAGAGCATTTATACCGAAGACCTGGCGCTGCAGTACCGCATCCCGTTGGTGCGACTGCATGAGGGATCCGGCGCCAGCATCACCGGCAGCGGCGGCAAGACCGCCAAGACCCTGCCCGAGCCTGTCTATGCCCGCGACCGCTTTGAAGCCATCGCCCGTTGTCTCGGAACGGTCCCGGTCGCGAGCGCCGCGCTCGGCGCCGTCGCCGGTTTTCCGGCCGGCCGCCTGGTGGCCTCGCACTACACCGTGATGACCCGCCACACCTCGCAGATCCTGACTGGCGGTCCGGCGCTGGTCGAACGCGCGCTTGGCATCAAGATGACCAAGGAGGAGCTGGGCGGCGCCCAGGTGCATGAGAAGAGCGGCCTGGTCGACGACGTGGTCGAGGATGAGAGCGCTGCCTTCGACGCCATCAAGCGTTTCCTGTCGTATCTGCCGCAGAATGTCTGGGAGCTGTCGCCGCGCAGTGCGTCGGTCGCCCCCGCGGAAGAAGCCAGCGCCGAACTCGAAAACATCGTTCCCGCCAATCGCCGGCGAATCTACGACATGCGCCGGGTCGTGGCCGCCATTGTCGATCGGGACTCGTTCTTCGAAATGGGCCGAAAATTCGGTCCGGGACAGATCACCGGCTTCGCCCGCCTCGACGGGTATCCGATCGGTGTGTTCGCCAGTGATCCCAAACACAATGCCGGCTCACTGACGGCAGCCGGCGCACAGAAGCTGCGCCGCTTTGTCGATCTCTGCCAGACATTTCATTTGCCCATCGTCACCCTGGTCGACGAACCCGGCTTCATGATCGGCCCCGAGGCCGAGCGCGACGCCACCATTCGCCATGGCGCCTCGGCGCTGATTTCGGTGGCGCTGTCGACCGTGCCCTGGGCCACCATCCTGGTGCGCAAGAGCATGGGGCTTGCCAACTACGCGCACATGCCCTCCGGCGCTTATGTGCTGGCATGGCCCTCGGCCGAGAGCGGCGCGCTGCCGGTCGAAGGCGGCGTGGCGCTGGCCTTCCGGCACGAAATCGCGGCCTCTCCCGATCCGGTCGCCCGGCGCACCGAACTGGAAGACCAGTTCGCAGCGCTGCAATCGCCGTTCCGCCAGGCGGAGACCTTTTCAGTTCATGATCTCATTCATCCGCGCGAGACCCGCGCGCGCCTGACCGACTGGATCGAACTGGTGCAGGCCCAGCTCAAGCTGCAGCTGGGGCCGCCGCAGTTCAGCTTCCGGCCCTGA